The Cuculus canorus isolate bCucCan1 chromosome 12, bCucCan1.pri, whole genome shotgun sequence DNA segment CAGACCACACACATTACACAGGTTTACAAAGCACATTGGTTGAAGGAAACTGAACTCAGTGAAAAGATAAATCCAACCACGCGGCacgtctgaaaaaaaataaattacttttcaaaatacCATCATTTGCTCAAGTGGGAGAGGGCTTGGTTTGCCTGCCTTTAACCACTCAGCTCAACGCAGCAGCTGCAGACCCCAAGCCGCTGCCCTCTCTGAGCTTTGCCATTCACATGTAAGAAAATACTCTGTTTTGTATGTGCCCTGTGGCCTTGCACAGGACGATGCGGCTTGGCCCATGCCAGCTCGCGGCCTGTGCCAGAGCAAGGGTCATGGCTCTCGCCTGCCTGGGAGGCTGGGAAGggcaagaaaagcaaacccacCTCCTCCGGCGGGCAGAGGGGCTTCTGCTCCCTGGGGTGAGCGGGGGgccagccaggctgcagccccagcgCAGCCATGGGGGAGGACCCAGGAGGTAGAATAATTAGTAATgctcatcatcatcatctggGACGTGCCTTCCCCTGCCTACGGTCTCAAGGACACTGGAGGACAGGTGAGGAGGAAGACAGCAGCAAGGTCCTAGCTTGCTACCACACAGGCCGAAGAGTGCAGGGAGCAGGAAGCTCAGTGCCGGGCAGGAGCGCTGCAGGCAGCCGGCACAGAACTCCGTGCTCCCTCGCTGTGGGcagtggggaaggagggaaggacCCCAGCGATGGCCAAAGCTCTGCTGAAGCTCCACAAGGGTCTGGCAGCAGCTTGGAGCCAAGCATTCACTGCACCAGCCTGGTGTGCCTGTTAGCAGGCAGCgactgctgctctgcactgctTCCACTCCTGCTCTCGCCCCAGCCAAGATTTTTGGCATCCCTGTTTTCTCCTTCACCAAGCTCAGCCAcagcctctgctttccaggGGCAGCAGTGAGGGTCTTGCTGGCTGCCGCAGCTCCTCTTACCACACAAAGTCTGCACGAGCCCCCAGCAGCCTCCTTCAGCCTCGGCTACAACATGTTGTAGTATGCCATCTCCTTCATGGCCTGCTCGGTCAGGCCGTGCTCATCTGGAGGGTTGCCCACTCCTCCGTAGCTGTAAGAGTTCTCCTCCTCAAAGTCATCCATCTCCTGCTGCCCGCCCAGCTCAGTGTGGTCAGCCCCGGCCAGGTCCATCATGGGATCTAGGATTTGGCACATGGACACCTGATGAGGGACCTGCATGAAGATCCAGCGTCAAGAGCACCCCTCATCCCTAGGCAGCTCAGGTTGAGAGCCCAGAGCTTCCCAAAAGCTACTGCTCTGCTTGAGCCTGCTCTTGGCTCAGGATCCTGGCCACACGCTGCAGCTGGAACAGTTGCCAGCAGAACAATGCCGGAGCAGAGAGCCAGCATGTGCACACTTGCCTCTGCCCAGCACTTTGCCACATGTCGGGGTCTGCAGCCCCTGTCCCACTGCAGAGGCCAGAGGAGGCTGACAGGGAGGGAAAGGTGTCCTTCCAGTGCCGCTCCCGCACTCCTACTCCCTGCCTGCCGCAGTGCTGGGCACCAGCTGAGGCACAGCCCGTGTGGGAGTCCTCCAaggtgaggagggagagaaaaggacaGGAATGGGGGACCCAGCAGGATCCCCCCAGGATGTGCTTGACccactggggaaactgaggggaTGAAACAGCCAGAGCTCATCTCCAGCTCTGTCCCTACAAAGCAGGGGTGGCCCAGCCGCAGGACTGTGGATGGAGCACCTGCACCAATTCTGTGCAGCAACCTGCGAtgggagcacctcccatctctCCGGGGCCCTTGAGCAAGTGCAGAAGGGCAAGAACTGCAGCATTTACCCCTCTGAGCCTGCAAACCCCTTGGACCAGAATCACAGTCAGTGTCACCAGAGAGCACCATTCTGTCCAGAGATGCCAAAGCCCCCATTGTCTCCTGGAGGAGctatttattttagattatttaTTATGAAGTTTATTTACTCGTACCAAATCTACCCAGCTCACTCAGCTCCGGCCTGGTACCCTTCCATGGCCCTTGTGGGAGGACGGGTCCTTGAGGAcggagaggaggctgaggagacaGCATGTCACCATGCAGAATTGGCAGGGAGCACATTGAAGGCAGCTCTCTGGTGACAGCCTGTGAGCTCGCCACAAGGCGCTTGCCAGAGCCCCTGCAGCACAAACAGCCGAGAGCCGGGCACTTCCAGAAGCAGCCACAGCCGGGTAGACCACAGCACCCAGCCTGCTAGTGGCCAGGGTCTGCTACCGCTGGCACCTACCTTGGCTGTCCAGGCTGATGTCCATCACCCCATGCTTGACCTTCATGTGCCGGCTGAGGTTGCCCTTCAGGTTGAACTTGCTGGAGCAGTAGGGACACTTGAAGGGCTTGCTCCCCGCGTGCAGGTGCATGTGGCCCAGCAGGTTGTACATGCGGTTGAAGGACTTCCCGCAGACCTGTGGGCAGTGTTCCTGCCGTCAGCGAGgcttctcctgctgccccagcaaAGGGGGACAGTGGCAGGCATTCACCCACagcggctgctgctgccgcaGGGATGCGCTTTTCATAGCCCTCATTGCTCCTAAAAACTTCTAAAAGtaacagggaagtgattctccctcCTGTGCTCTGCGCTactgaggctgcaccttgaatctttggttcagttttgggcccttcgctacaagaaagacattgaggtcctggagcgtgtccagagaaggggaatggagctggtgaaggggctggagaacaagggttatgaggagcagctgagggagctggggttgtttagcctggaggagaggaggctgaggggagaccttattgctctctacaactacctaaaaagaggttgcagagaggtgggtgttggcctcttctcccaagtgaaaggGCAAGAGGGAGTGGCCTTAaactgcatcaggggaagtttagattggacattaggaaaaatttcttcacctaaagggttcttgggccctggcagaggctgcccagggaggtggtggagtcaccatccctggaggtgtttaaatgacaggcagatgaggtgattggggacatgatttagtagtggacaggtatggttggagctgatgatttctaaggtcttttccaacataacGATTCTACGATCCCCTCTGTGCAGTGGGGGCCCTTGGGGATGCTGGGCTGGTGTTGCTGGGAGCACTCATGACAGAGAGGTACTAATTATCCTTCTCTGTTAGCAGTGCCCAtgccctgcccacagcagccgCTGCACAGCTCTGAGCAGCCACACCAGGACGAGCTGTTTGCCCGAGTGAACAGAGGGAGGCATCGCAAAACTGCTTTCCTGTGTTGAAGGATTCAGCCCAGCCTGGCCCAGTTTCTCCCAAGCTCAACAttccagccccacatcccctaAACCCCTGTCGCCGAGGGTACCTTGCATTTGAAAGGCTTCACCGGGGAGTGCACAATCATATGGGTCTTGAGCGTCTGCTTCTGCACGAAGGTCTTGAAGCAGATGTGGCACTGGTAGGGGCGGACACTGGTGTGGATCAGCATGTGCCGCTTCATGTTGGCCTGCAGGGTGAACTCCCGCCCGCACACCTCACACTTGAACTCCTTCACACCCTGCAAGAGTTGAGAGAGCCGTGGGCACAGGGCAGAGCCCCCCACAGCGCTGTCAGGGCAGCTCAGGGCCTCCGGACAGACCCCACAGGAGCTGGGGCCACACGAGTGGTGCTGGGCATGATGCAGAGCAGGGACCTGCACTCCCATGGGACAAGGTCCTCATGTACCTGCGCTTTGGGGACCATCAGCAGGTTGGATCACAAGAACTGGGAAGAGATGCACCCTCATCAGCACCTTTCCCCAAGCAtctcctgctctccctccctccagaTGCAGAGTGGGCACCACCAAGAGCCAGGGACCATTCCTGCACTGCTCGGGGGGTCCAATGCCCACTACCTGGTCCTGCAGGGGCAGGATCCTGCCTCCTGCTTCACCCCCAGATACCATCGAATCACCCACATCGGAAATGTGTTTGCAGCACccagaaaaatcactgttcGGTCAGTGCCAAACTGGATAGTGCTGGCTGAGCAGCGCGGCTGCCGTGCAGTGCCCAACGTGACATGCGGCAGGTTTGAGAGCCCTGCCCGAGCCCAGCAGCGCATGGCAGGTGGGCTGCGAGCAGCACAGGCGCTGTAAGCCCGGCTGCCtgatccagctctgctctctggctCCATCCAACTGCTCTCCTTCGGAAGGACCCCTGGAAGGGCACAACCCTCTCGCTCACAGCAGCGCATTGCCAGAGTCTCCCAAGTATGAACCCCAGCTTCCCTGAGGATGGAAAACcccaggaagaaagaaggaggcTGGGCAGCCCCAGGGGCCCTGCCAAAAGCAATGCCCTTTCACTGCTAATCAGTGACCCCTAATGAATGACAACCACGGGTGCCTCTGCCCGCCTCTACCACCTGTCTCTAGGGCTGCCCAGGACTCTGGGTGCACTGGGACACccctctcccccagcacccGCATCCGGAGCTGGCACACCTCCAGGCATAGAAAGGGCAGCACCCTCTGTGTGCCACCACACTCTGGCCCTTACCTTGTGCGTGAGAGAGTGCTGTTTGAGGTGGTGGATCTGGCTGAACTCCATCCCGCACTCAGTGCAGACGAAGGGCCGGACGTTCTGGTGCTTCAGCATGTGGTTCTGCAGCTGGCTGCGGTAGTGGAAGGACTTGCTGCACTCCAGGCACTGGTACAGTGTGGGGCCCTGGTGCGTGGAAAGGTGCCGCTTCAGCTGGGTGAGCGTGGAGAAGTCCAGCCCGCACTCCACGCAGACGTGGCAACGGCCACTCTCATGCTTCACCTCATGCGCCTTCAGCTCGCTGGGATAGGCGAAGCCCCGGCCACAGAAGCGGCAGCTGTAGGGCTTGATGTCGGTGTGCAGCAGCATGTGCCGCTTCAGGTGGCTGGTCTGCGTGAAGGCTTTGCTGCACACCTCGCACTTGTGGGGCCGCGTGCCCTGGTGGGTCAGCAGGTGGGTCTGCAGGTGGCTGGGCTGCTTGAAGAGCTTGTTGCAGTGTGGGCAGGAGTGGGGCTTGATGCCATTGTGGCCCAGGATATGAGTCACCAGGTTGTACTTGGATGTGTAGGACTTCTCACACATGCGGCATTGCCAGCGCTTCTGGCGGTCACCCGCCTCCACCAGGTAGGAGTCGTCAATCTGCACGTTAATGTCCAGCCGGTCCAGCTGCGCCTTCTTGTTGCGCTCACTGGTGGCTCCCGTCGCCTCTGCCTCCAACTCACCCGGCTCCTGCCAGGAGAAGCCCTGCTCGCTCTTCACCGGTTCAGGGGACGCTGGCGCAGGGGCCTCTGCCTCGCCAGGGGATGGGGTGCCCGCCTCAAAGGTGCATTCGGTCCGCAGGGCCTCCACGGTGCTGCCATCCACCGCGCCGGCCATGTTGGCACCTCTGCGCTCGCTGCCCGCCAACTCCTGGCGTGTGTGCCGGCGCAGGTGCCGCAGGCGCCGTGTTTTCCTGCCAAAGGTGCCGAGGTCGATCATCTTCACAGCACTGCTCTCCACTGCCTGCTCCTGGTTGGGCTCCTGGCGGGGAggcgggcggcggcgctgcTGCCGCTCACCCTCCTCATCCCCGAGAACTTCGTACAGCGCCTCATCCTCCGCCTTCTCGCTTTTGACCTTGGGCACCAGCCTCACAGGTGGCCGCTTCCTCCTCCGGGGGTGCTTCTCCAGGGAGGACTCTGCCTCCAAAGCGTCCTCCTCCTGCCCGTCCCCTGGCACCTGCCCCTTGCCCTCCAGCTCCCCGGGCTTCACTGTGTTGGCTTCTGGCTGCTCCCCTGCCAGCGCCGGGAAGAAGCCGGCAGGGCTGACAGTGGCCCCGAGCAGCTCATTCTCGGACACCAAACCCAGaacagcagcctgtgccagggacAACACCACCACTGCATCCGTCTGCGTCCCACAGTCGGTGAAGCGATCCATCTCTCGCTGCCTGCTTATGCTGTCAtggctggggagggaaaagagatgcCATTAATGCTCCTGGTGCCCCTGCCTCCAAGCGGCCACCAGGGATGCCACTCCACAAGGGGCTCTTTCCCACCCAGACCATTTTCCTGATCACCATCCCCAGCAAATCCCAGTCTGACACAAGACCCAGTGCGGGCTTTAACACCACGCCGCACCCAGGACATGGGGGTGATatggttttgggggtctcagTGGCAGGATGGGACCGAGAAGTCAGGCTTGGCTCTGTGTCTGCTGTTGGCCTTTCTGGCCAGGCTATCGAACCAAGGCTGAGGGCTGGGCTAGCCTTGCACCGGCCCCAGAGGTGACAAGACAGGGTCCcagagggatgctgcagcccccagccctgcattGGCCCCAGAAGGGATGGGACAGGGTCCcagagggatgctgcagcccccagccctgcattGGCCCCAGAAGGGATGGGACAGGGTCCCAGAGGGATactgcagcccccagccctgcaccgGCCCCAGAAGGGATGGGACAGGGTCCCAGAGGggtgctgcagcccccagcagagcctggagcagagcagcagtgccCAATCCCTGGGGCAGAGCCAGCCCAGGACCCTGATGGAAGGAGGTGATTTGGTACAGGGCCCCCAGTAGCCCTGGAGTGGCCAGCGTAGTGCTTGGAAAGCCACCAccagaagaaagcaaggaggTGGCTGCTTCCTTCTGTAGTGAAGAAAGTTCTTCTAAACATAATTTCTGCAGCTACAACAGAGAGAAATCCTCAGGGAGGTTAAACAGGAATAAATTCCAAACCAGATTCCCTCACAGTCCCAGGAAAGCCTGCACAGTGCAAGGGGCAGCCCTGGTCTAAACAACCACCCTGTGAGTGGAGGAACCCCGCTCTATCATGTTATTGTCCCCACGGTTCTCACTGCAGCACCCACACAGCCTCCACACCGCATCCCACTGGGCAAGTGGGGTTTGGGCTGGGACGAGGAGCACTGGCCAGGGCACATTGGCCAACCTGCTGGTACACAGTGCTGCACGTAAAGACGTGAGCAGCCGCCTGCGCTCACCAGTTCCTGTCCAGAGCCCGGAAACGTGGCTTGGGTGTCTGCTCACAGCAGCTCCGCGCCCACAAGAACATCAGGACACACTgcaatggggatggggacacaaaCCAGCATGGAAACATGGAGAGCCAGAGGAATAGAAACAGTCACCAACCACGCAGCATCTGCTTCTGGGGGCTCAGcaccaggtccctctgcagccaGCATCCCTGCTGTGTGCACAGCATCGGCTGCTCAGCccctgctgtgctggatgcGGCCACGAGATTTGGCACCTTCAACCCAGGGTCTGATGCAGCCAGGGAGGAGACCCTGACCGAGGCTGAGCGTGGGACCTGCCAGCAAGGAGATGCTGGGGGAGAAGTGGGCTCTGGTGCCTGTGCGGATGCTgctgcccccagccctgtgTCCGCACCGTTCCAGCCGCCTCTGCCCAGCCTAGCGGGCAGGCCCTCTGCCAGTGGCTCCAGCATCCTTGGGCCATGGAACCCCAGGTCCtcctgggggggggaggaggaaggggggggaggaggaaggggggggaggaggaagggggggggaggaggaagggggggggaggaggaaggggggggaggaggaaggggggggaggaggaaagggggggggaggaggaaggggggggaggaggaaggggggggaggaggaaggggggggaggaggaggcagtaaaacaaagcaaggagCGAGGAGGGGTGgcggcaggaggaggaggaggggtgggaggaaggaaggaaggaaggaaggaaggatggggaagaagacgaggaggaagaggagggagaagccAGGGAGAAGGAGGCCTCTTTCCCGAGAGACTCCTGGGCTGATTGACCCCACGGCCCATCTCCCACTGCCCgggcatcctcctcctcctcccgggGGCTCCGGtcctgctcccctccccacccctttATGGGGTGCCATTGCCCGGGGTACCAACCCAACACAGCACTAACACCTAACGACCGGCGAGACCCCCTCTTCCCAGctccactgctctgggcagcctgttccagggcctcccccctccaggaaaacgtttctccctaaggtctcatctcagtctctcctctttcagctcaaaaccgttcccctcaccctgtccctgcactccctgatccagagcccctccccagcttccctgcagcccctttcagcactggaagctgctctaagttagtctctcctgagccttctcttctccaggctgaacaactccaactctctcagcctgtccttgtacgggaggttctccagcccttggatcatctccgtgccctcctctggactcgctccaacagccccatgtccttctggtgctgaggactccagaactggatgcagggctccaggtggaggtctcaccagagcagagcagaggggcagattcccCTCCCTCAACAATTCTTACTGGAATTAAGGAACCCTGAGTCAAGAGTCACCCCCCAGGGTCTCAGCCCAGACAGGGAAGCCGAAGCCCCGCTGCCCTGCCCTGGCAAGATGAGCTGGAGGAGGCTGGGAAGCTTGGAGGTCTTTTGCTTTGGCCTTGGATTTTGGTTTCCTCCTTGGTCTGGGGCACAGTTTCTACCTCCATATACACTGGAGGTCTGCTCCAGTGCAGTTCCGATCTTGCTTGCCCCAAGGATTTCTCCCTAGCCACTTACACAGGACGACAAATCCCGACAGCTCCCGCAGTGGCATGTTGTGACCCAGCTCCCGGCTGGGCACAGGGGTCTCCATCAGATCCTGCTCCCAGGGCAACGCGAGGGCCACACGACGTGGACAGCCCTTCATCCACTGTACACAGGGAGCCCCACAACAGCTgctgggacaggagaggggaggagggacaCAGGATAGGACCCAACCGCTCTCCCAGCACTGGGGAGGGGCCACCTGGACCCTCAACACAGCCCTGCATTTCTGCTCCCCAGCACCACAAGATGAGGAAGCCGAGAGAAAGACACCCTCGCACGCGCTCCTCAGCCCAGCACTGATGTATTTTAGAACAATCACTCTAAAACGGAGCCTTTTAGAAGAACGTAAACCCTAAATTCCTACTCCAGGGCACCGAGCAAGGGGACGAGCTCCACTCCTCTGAGCCCTCAGCAGGACAATAAAAGTCTTGTGTCACACAAATCATGCACTGCACTTTTCTCCACCAAGAGCACAAGCGCTGGTACAAGAGAAACGGAGCTTTGCTATTCAGGAGAGCGCAAGGCCGCAACGGCTCACAGAGCTGCACAAACACCGCAGGGAGAAGTGGGAGTGGGACAGATGCTTTTGTTTCACTTCTCGCTCTCACTTCCCTGTTCAGCCTTATCAAGTCTTGCAGAGCGGGCTGGAAATGCTGTTTCCCAACATGCTGGCAAGTACAGCTGGGTCACATTTCTCAGCTCCCACAGGAAACACCCTGACATCCCTCTGCCCAAACCCCTGCTCTCCGGGGAACCACTTCCAACCTTGCTCAAGAAGCCAAAGCAGTGGCCACAGGTCCAGTGCCACGGCTGAGCACAGCCCTGCCACAGCCAGTCTCACGTGGAGCGATCACTCCTGGGTGAAGGATGGTGATGCATGCCTGGAGCTGAAGCACACACAGCACCCAGATGCCAGGCAGAGACCGGGAAGGCCCCTAATAAATAAGTAAACTCTGCCCAGCATGGTAcatgccccttccctgcccaaGGGGGACACAGAGGCTGAAGGCGGACTATGGGCTCGTGACCTGACAGGCAAGCAGGCAGGTTAAGGGCAAGAGGAGGAACTGGGCAGATCCCACTCTCCCCCATCTTCCACCCCATGAAGAGCAAATGATGCCAGGCTGAACCTTAAACCAAATTCCCCATCTCTTCCCACctcagtcacagaatcacaaggttggaaaggacccattggatcatcgagtccaaccattcctaacactccctaaaccatgtccctcagcacttcatccacccgttccttaaacacctccagggaaggcgactcgaccccctccctgggcagctgttccagtgcccaatgactcttactgtgaagaatttttttctgatagccaacctgaacctcccctgacggagcttcaggccattccctcttgtcctgtcccctgtcacctgggagaagaggccagctccctcctctccacaacctcctttcaggtagttgtagagagtaataaggtctcctctcagcctcctcttctccaggctaaacaaccccagctctctcagccgctcctcgtcagacttgttctccagcccctcaccagcttcgttgctcttctctggacacactccagagcctcaacatccttcttgtggtgaggggtccagaactgaacacagtattcgaggtgcggtctcaccagtaccgagtacagagggagaatcccctccctggacctgctggtgaccccatttctgatccaagccaagatgccattggccttcttggccccctgggcacactgctggctcatgttcagttgctgtcaaccagcacccccaggtccttctcttccgtgcagctctccagccactcttcccccagtctgtagcgctgcatagggttgtggtgccccaagtgcaggacccggcatttggccttgttgaccctcatgccattggtctcggcccagcagtccagcctgttcagatccctctgcagagcctccctaccctccagcagatccacacttcctcccagcttagtgtcatctgcaaacttgctgagggtgcactcaatgccttcatccaggtcattgataaagacatccTCTCCTTCTGCCTTCATAGCCCCCATCGCACAGCCTCCTATCTGCACTCAACTCTCCTGTGCAGCCAAgatctgcctttcttttccataCCCACAAATCGAAGGTTTTGGTAGCTGTCAATCATTCCACGGTCTGATCAGTGAGGCTCTGTGCCGCACCAGCTGGCAGCATCCTGGAAGGCCCCTGTGCATGAATTGGTTGCAGACTTCTCGTTGTGACCTTGTTATTGCTCCCTCCCATCACTCAGCTCCGCTCCAGGCACAAGCCGCTCACCTTAAGCCCTTTCTCATCCCATCTCCCCTTGGTTGCCAGCAAACAGGTGCACCAGCAACGAcaaatttcactgtttttcaacAAATTCACAACTTctcggggggcgggggggggggaaaaccccaacaaaacaaaactatgcAGAAATCCACTGCTACTTAGATCTCTCCAAACCTCTCCTTGTGTCTTTGTGCCCTTCTGCTCACCCGCCTGCCTTCCCGCCCTGCCACTGCCCATTCCCTGGGGGCAAAGTCCAGACGGGTTTCACTTGCTGATAGCTTCCTTAATCTCATTTCTGACCTCAGTTTCTTGGGACAGAGGGATGAGCTGAACACATCTCGGAGCAGAAAAACAGCCAATAAATTAAACGTGCCTGAACATCGATCTCAGCAGCAACGCAAGCGTTACTGctcttcttccccagctccagcccccagaGCCC contains these protein-coding regions:
- the ZNF710 gene encoding zinc finger protein 710 isoform X1; translated protein: MFLWARSCCEQTPKPRFRALDRNCHDSISRQREMDRFTDCGTQTDAVVVLSLAQAAVLGLVSENELLGATVSPAGFFPALAGEQPEANTVKPGELEGKGQVPGDGQEEDALEAESSLEKHPRRRKRPPVRLVPKVKSEKAEDEALYEVLGDEEGERQQRRRPPPRQEPNQEQAVESSAVKMIDLGTFGRKTRRLRHLRRHTRQELAGSERRGANMAGAVDGSTVEALRTECTFEAGTPSPGEAEAPAPASPEPVKSEQGFSWQEPGELEAEATGATSERNKKAQLDRLDINVQIDDSYLVEAGDRQKRWQCRMCEKSYTSKYNLVTHILGHNGIKPHSCPHCNKLFKQPSHLQTHLLTHQGTRPHKCEVCSKAFTQTSHLKRHMLLHTDIKPYSCRFCGRGFAYPSELKAHEVKHESGRCHVCVECGLDFSTLTQLKRHLSTHQGPTLYQCLECSKSFHYRSQLQNHMLKHQNVRPFVCTECGMEFSQIHHLKQHSLTHKGVKEFKCEVCGREFTLQANMKRHMLIHTSVRPYQCHICFKTFVQKQTLKTHMIVHSPVKPFKCKVCGKSFNRMYNLLGHMHLHAGSKPFKCPYCSSKFNLKGNLSRHMKVKHGVMDISLDSQDPMMDLAGADHTELGGQQEMDDFEEENSYSYGGVGNPPDEHGLTEQAMKEMAYYNML
- the ZNF710 gene encoding zinc finger protein 710 isoform X3 — its product is MDRFTDCGTQTDAVVVLSLAQAAVLGLVSENELLGATVSPAGFFPALAGEQPEANTVKPGELEGKGQVPGDGQEEDALEAESSLEKHPRRRKRPPVRLVPKVKSEKAEDEALYEVLGDEEGERQQRRRPPPRQEPNQEQAVESSAVKMIDLGTFGRKTRRLRHLRRHTRQELAGSERRGANMAGAVDGSTVEALRTECTFEAGTPSPGEAEAPAPASPEPVKSEQGFSWQEPGELEAEATGATSERNKKAQLDRLDINVQIDDSYLVEAGDRQKRWQCRMCEKSYTSKYNLVTHILGHNGIKPHSCPHCNKLFKQPSHLQTHLLTHQGTRPHKCEVCSKAFTQTSHLKRHMLLHTDIKPYSCRFCGRGFAYPSELKAHEVKHESGRCHVCVECGLDFSTLTQLKRHLSTHQGPTLYQCLECSKSFHYRSQLQNHMLKHQNVRPFVCTECGMEFSQIHHLKQHSLTHKGVKEFKCEVCGREFTLQANMKRHMLIHTSVRPYQCHICFKTFVQKQTLKTHMIVHSPVKPFKCKVCGKSFNRMYNLLGHMHLHAGSKPFKCPYCSSKFNLKGNLSRHMKVKHGVMDISLDSQDPMMDLAGADHTELGGQQEMDDFEEENSYSYGGVGNPPDEHGLTEQAMKEMAYYNML
- the ZNF710 gene encoding zinc finger protein 710 isoform X2, encoding MFLWARSCCEQTPKPRFRALDRNCHDSISRQREMDRFTDCGTQTDAVVVLSLAQAAVLGLVSENELLGATVSPAGFFPALAGEQPEANTVKPGELEGKGQVPGDGQEEDALEAESSLEKHPRRRKRPPVRLVPKVKSEKAEDEALYEVLGDEEGERQQRRRPPPRQEPNQEQAVESSAVKMIDLGTFGRKTRRLRHLRRHTRQELAGSERRGANMAGAVDGSTVEALRTECTFEAGTPSPGEAEAPAPASPEPVKSEQGFSWQEPGELEAEATGATSERNKKAQLDRLDINVQIDDSYLVEAGDRQKRWQCRMCEKSYTSKYNLVTHILGHNGIKPHSCPHCNKLFKQPSHLQTHLLTHQGTRPHKCEVCSKAFTQTSHLKRHMLLHTDIKPYSCRFCGRGFAYPSELKAHEVKHESGRCHVCVECGLDFSTLTQLKRHLSTHQGPTLYQCLECSKSFHYRSQLQNHMLKHQNVRPFVCTECGMEFSQIHHLKQHSLTHKGVKEFKCEVCGREFTLQANMKRHMLIHTSVRPYQCHICFKTFVQKQTLKTHMIVHSPVKPFKCKVCGKSFNRMYNLLGHMHLHAGSKPFKCPYCSSKFNLKGNLSRHMKVKHGVMDISLDSQGPSSGVHVPNPRSHDGPGRG